The Patescibacteria group bacterium genome includes a window with the following:
- the rpsO gene encoding 30S ribosomal protein S15 produces MALTHEEKQEIIKKFAREKGDTGSPEVQVALLSFQIEKLAHHLKEHKKDVHSRRGLLSMIAKRRRLLNYLKKHDISRYNALVEKLDLGKKEIDEKDSKDKKGN; encoded by the coding sequence ATGGCTTTAACGCACGAGGAAAAACAAGAAATAATTAAGAAATTTGCCCGTGAGAAAGGGGATACAGGTTCTCCTGAGGTTCAAGTTGCTCTTCTTTCTTTTCAGATAGAAAAGCTAGCCCATCACCTTAAAGAACATAAAAAAGATGTTCATTCAAGACGAGGTCTTTTGTCAATGATTGCCAAAAGACGACGTCTTTTAAACTATCTTAAAAAGCATGACATTAGTCGTTATAATGCTTTGGTTGAGAAGTTAGATCTAGGTAAGAAAGAAATAGATGAAAAAGATTCAAAAGATAAAAAAGGAAATTGA